A single window of Oerskovia paurometabola DNA harbors:
- a CDS encoding DUF2867 domain-containing protein → MPSVPPEDGATTDPAAWARAIFDVRSTPLWVRDTHLDFRCAVGVDGAARLVRVTTVVRLHGWKGRAYFVPVRLAHGPVLTAMLRRAARCLG, encoded by the coding sequence GTGCCGTCAGTCCCACCCGAGGACGGCGCCACGACCGACCCCGCCGCGTGGGCACGCGCGATCTTCGACGTCCGCTCGACGCCCCTGTGGGTGCGCGACACGCACCTCGACTTCCGCTGCGCGGTAGGGGTCGACGGCGCCGCTCGCCTCGTGCGCGTCACGACCGTCGTGCGTCTGCACGGCTGGAAGGGGCGCGCCTACTTCGTCCCGGTGCGGCTGGCCCACGGTCCCGTGCTGACCGCGATGCTGCGCCGGGCGGCCCGATGCCTGGGCTGA
- a CDS encoding sodium-translocating pyrophosphatase, with the protein MLTLSSTSLTIVAVIGAIGLAALVFAFVLRRQVLAAPEGTAKMQDIAQAIQEGASAYLNRQFRTLALFAVIVFGLLFLLPGDAGIKVGRSVAFLVGAGFSACIGYLGMWLAVRANVRVASAATRPGGRAEGARVAFRTGGVVGMSVVGLGLLGAAGVVLLYRGDAPAVLEGFGFGAALLAMFMRVGGGIFTKAADVGADLVGKVEQGIPEDDPRNAATIADNVGDNVGDCAGMAADLFESYAVMLVAALILGKAAMGEQGLVFPLIVTAIGAFVAVLGVFITRVRGSENGLRAIYRGFYLSALLGAVLAGVAAFAYLPSSFSELSGTADLGDVTSDPRVVAALAVLIGVVLAGIILWVTGYFTGTTSKPTLHVAATSRTGAATVVLSGIGVGFESAVYTAGIIAAAICGVFLIAGGSVWLSLFLIALAGCGLLTTVGVIVAMDTFGPVSDNAQGIYEMSVGEAGDGNPEAAQILTDLDAVGNTTKAITKGIAIATAVLAATALFGSYADAVGGALADITNPAGGLVVSMLDYSIISPITLVGVILGAATVFLFSGLAIDAVTRAAGAIVYEVRRQFREHPGIMTYDERPEYGKVVDICTRDSLRELATPGLLAAFAPIAVGFGLGVGPLAGFLAGAIGAGVLMAVFLANSGGAWDNAKKIVEDGAYGGKGSPAHEATVVGDTVGDPFKDTAGPAINPLLKVMNLVAVLIAPAVVALSVPADANHALRIGIAVVAAGIAFGAVILSRLRAARVDREQMSEEPQAVRTS; encoded by the coding sequence ATGCTCACGCTCAGCTCCACCAGTCTCACGATCGTCGCGGTGATCGGGGCCATAGGCCTCGCCGCGCTCGTCTTCGCGTTCGTCCTCAGACGCCAGGTACTGGCCGCTCCCGAGGGCACCGCGAAGATGCAGGACATCGCCCAGGCCATCCAGGAGGGGGCCTCGGCCTACCTCAACCGGCAGTTCCGGACCCTGGCGCTGTTCGCGGTGATCGTCTTCGGTCTGCTGTTCCTCCTGCCCGGCGACGCCGGGATCAAGGTGGGCCGGTCGGTCGCGTTCCTCGTCGGTGCCGGGTTCTCCGCGTGCATCGGCTACCTGGGGATGTGGCTCGCGGTGCGCGCGAACGTGCGCGTCGCGTCCGCCGCGACCCGGCCCGGGGGACGGGCCGAGGGGGCGCGCGTCGCGTTCCGGACCGGTGGCGTGGTGGGGATGTCCGTCGTGGGTTTAGGCCTGCTCGGTGCGGCCGGCGTGGTGCTGCTGTACCGAGGGGACGCTCCGGCTGTGCTCGAGGGGTTCGGGTTCGGGGCTGCACTGCTCGCGATGTTCATGCGCGTGGGCGGCGGGATCTTCACCAAGGCGGCGGACGTCGGTGCGGACCTGGTGGGCAAGGTCGAGCAGGGGATCCCCGAGGATGACCCGCGCAACGCCGCGACCATCGCGGACAACGTGGGCGACAACGTGGGGGACTGCGCGGGCATGGCCGCAGACCTCTTCGAGTCGTACGCCGTCATGCTCGTCGCGGCCCTCATCCTCGGCAAGGCCGCGATGGGCGAGCAGGGGCTCGTCTTCCCGCTGATCGTCACGGCCATCGGCGCGTTCGTCGCGGTCCTGGGCGTCTTCATCACGCGCGTGCGCGGCAGCGAGAACGGCCTGCGGGCCATCTACCGCGGGTTCTACCTCTCGGCGCTGCTCGGCGCGGTCCTCGCGGGCGTCGCGGCGTTCGCGTACCTGCCGTCGTCGTTCTCGGAGCTGTCGGGCACCGCGGACCTGGGCGACGTCACGAGCGACCCGCGCGTGGTCGCGGCGCTCGCGGTCCTCATCGGCGTGGTCCTGGCGGGCATCATCCTGTGGGTCACGGGCTACTTCACGGGCACGACGTCGAAGCCCACCCTCCACGTGGCCGCCACCTCCCGCACGGGAGCGGCCACGGTCGTCCTGTCCGGGATCGGGGTCGGGTTCGAGTCCGCGGTCTACACCGCGGGCATCATCGCGGCAGCGATCTGCGGGGTCTTCCTCATCGCGGGCGGCTCGGTATGGCTGTCGCTGTTCCTCATCGCGCTCGCGGGCTGCGGGCTCCTGACGACGGTCGGCGTGATCGTCGCGATGGACACGTTCGGGCCCGTCTCGGACAACGCGCAAGGAATCTACGAGATGTCCGTCGGCGAGGCCGGTGACGGCAACCCGGAGGCCGCGCAGATCCTCACCGACCTCGACGCCGTGGGCAACACGACCAAGGCCATCACCAAGGGCATCGCGATCGCGACCGCCGTCCTCGCAGCGACCGCGCTGTTCGGGTCGTACGCCGACGCCGTGGGCGGGGCGCTCGCGGACATCACGAACCCGGCCGGCGGCCTCGTCGTCTCGATGCTCGACTACTCGATCATCTCGCCGATCACCCTGGTCGGCGTGATCCTCGGCGCCGCGACCGTGTTCCTGTTCTCGGGCCTCGCGATCGACGCCGTGACCCGCGCTGCCGGCGCGATCGTCTACGAGGTGCGCCGCCAGTTCCGCGAGCACCCCGGGATCATGACGTACGACGAGCGCCCCGAGTACGGCAAGGTCGTCGACATCTGCACGCGCGACTCGTTGCGCGAGCTCGCGACGCCCGGCCTCCTGGCCGCCTTCGCACCCATCGCGGTGGGCTTCGGGCTCGGCGTCGGACCGCTCGCGGGCTTCCTCGCGGGGGCCATCGGGGCGGGCGTGCTCATGGCCGTCTTCCTGGCGAACTCGGGCGGTGCGTGGGACAACGCGAAGAAGATCGTCGAGGACGGCGCGTACGGCGGCAAGGGGTCCCCGGCGCACGAGGCGACCGTCGTCGGCGACACCGTGGGCGACCCGTTCAAGGACACGGCCGGTCCGGCGATCAACCCGCTGCTCAAGGTCATGAACCTGGTCGCGGTGCTTATCGCTCCCGCCGTGGTCGCGCTGAGCGTACCCGCGGACGCCAACCACGCGCTGCGCATCGGGATCGCCGTGGTCGCGGCGGGCATCGCGTTCGGGGCCGTCATCCTGTCGAGGCTGCGTGCGGCGCGCGTGGACCGCGAGCAGATGTCGGAGGAGCCGCAGGCGGTGCGGACGAGCTGA
- a CDS encoding metal-dependent transcriptional regulator, with protein MTDLIDTTEMYLKTIYELDEEGIVPLRARIAERLGHSGPTVSQTVARMERDGLVVVTGDRHLELTAEGHAKAQRVMRKHRLAERLLTDVIKLDWEFVHVEACRWEHVMSELVEKRLIGLLDHPHHDPYGNPIPGLSELGEDIVEIEYLDGVVSLPAYVAAADRAGRAPGALRVVVQRIAEPLQTDTDLLARLAAAGILPRQEVTITPEAGSYTVSAQGAETVLDLPDDVARHLFVTAP; from the coding sequence GTGACCGACCTGATCGACACCACCGAGATGTATCTGAAGACGATCTATGAGCTGGACGAGGAGGGGATCGTCCCTCTGCGTGCGCGGATCGCGGAGCGGTTGGGTCATTCGGGTCCGACGGTCTCGCAGACGGTGGCGCGCATGGAGCGTGATGGTCTGGTCGTGGTGACGGGGGATCGTCATCTGGAGCTCACTGCTGAGGGTCATGCGAAGGCGCAGCGGGTGATGCGTAAGCACCGGTTGGCGGAGCGGTTGCTGACGGACGTGATCAAGCTCGACTGGGAGTTCGTGCACGTCGAGGCGTGCCGGTGGGAGCACGTGATGAGCGAGCTCGTGGAGAAGCGGTTGATCGGTCTGCTGGACCACCCGCACCACGACCCGTACGGCAACCCGATCCCGGGCCTGTCGGAGCTGGGCGAGGACATCGTGGAGATCGAGTACCTCGACGGGGTCGTGTCGCTGCCCGCGTACGTGGCCGCGGCCGACCGTGCCGGGCGCGCCCCCGGGGCGCTGCGCGTGGTCGTGCAGCGCATCGCCGAGCCCCTGCAGACCGACACGGACCTGCTCGCGCGCCTGGCGGCCGCGGGCATCCTGCCCCGCCAGGAGGTCACGATCACCCCCGAGGCCGGGTCGTACACGGTTTCCGCGCAGGGCGCCGAGACCGTCCTGGACCTGCCCGACGACGTCGCGCGCCACCTCTTCGTCACCGCCCCCTGA
- a CDS encoding LysR family transcriptional regulator, which translates to MDLELRHLRLIVAVADHGSVTRAAAALGIAQPALTAQLNRIDRALGGQVFTRDQRGAHPTALGELVLGRARMVLPAMTSLLDDVQQHVNRDEDGPGTLRVGTVASALAGRFVHRLVTALPDVRVTTATSWSVDDTAQQVAVGTLDVALVGLCSDAIPPTTGGVAWWRVDVDPVFVLLPDAHPHADRSSVPLGELADEVWLSGPGDGCFERCFAQACARAGFTPSGLSEADRPTVIDLVQAGHAVALVQPTFPDTPGTQVVPLDGAPLRWAHYVGWRSGSAHLPVEVVVDAAVRSHHDAVSRSPRYLCWLDTYGETRT; encoded by the coding sequence ATGGACCTCGAGCTCCGTCACCTGCGGCTGATCGTCGCCGTCGCGGACCACGGGAGCGTGACACGGGCCGCGGCGGCCCTCGGGATCGCGCAGCCCGCGCTGACCGCGCAGCTCAACCGTATCGACCGTGCGCTCGGCGGGCAGGTCTTCACGCGCGACCAGCGCGGCGCCCACCCCACGGCCCTCGGTGAGCTCGTCCTGGGCCGTGCCCGCATGGTGCTGCCCGCCATGACCTCGCTCCTCGACGACGTCCAGCAGCACGTCAACCGTGACGAGGACGGCCCGGGGACGCTGCGGGTCGGGACCGTGGCGAGCGCGCTCGCGGGCCGGTTCGTGCACCGCCTCGTCACGGCACTGCCCGACGTCCGGGTCACGACCGCCACGAGCTGGTCCGTGGACGACACCGCGCAGCAGGTCGCGGTGGGCACGCTCGACGTCGCGCTCGTCGGCCTGTGCTCGGACGCGATCCCGCCCACGACGGGCGGCGTCGCGTGGTGGCGCGTCGACGTCGACCCCGTGTTCGTCCTGCTGCCGGACGCGCACCCGCACGCCGACCGCTCGTCGGTCCCGCTGGGTGAGCTCGCCGACGAGGTGTGGCTCAGCGGGCCCGGGGACGGCTGCTTCGAGCGCTGCTTCGCGCAGGCGTGCGCACGGGCGGGCTTCACGCCGTCGGGCCTGAGCGAGGCCGACCGGCCGACCGTGATCGACCTGGTCCAGGCCGGCCACGCGGTCGCCCTCGTCCAGCCGACGTTCCCCGACACCCCGGGCACGCAGGTCGTCCCGCTCGACGGCGCCCCGCTGCGGTGGGCGCACTACGTGGGCTGGCGCAGCGGTTCGGCGCACCTGCCCGTCGAAGTGGTGGTCGACGCCGCCGTCCGGTCCCACCACGACGCCGTGAGCCGCAGCCCGCGCTACCTGTGCTGGCTCGACACCTACGGGGAGACCCGTACATAA
- a CDS encoding RNA polymerase sigma factor, whose translation MADWDDELTALTRQRGTALVGYAYLLCGNRRDAEDVVQDALVKVFSRLRGRGATTEGRTAPATPPGGTRLFTLDDTAAQGADRPVAHLEGYVRRAILTLYLDGYRRRRHWLGLRHLVGQREGVAGPEAPASARADTARALAGLTPRQRACVVLRYYEDLTVPRIAEELGCAEGTVKRHLSDAMTVMQQTLGAASPIAGSTATTATSPAPTAGPTTDPAPPAKAPHTTNGRNIA comes from the coding sequence GTGGCCGACTGGGACGACGAGCTCACCGCGCTGACCAGACAGCGTGGGACCGCGCTCGTGGGGTACGCCTACCTGCTCTGCGGGAACAGGCGCGACGCGGAGGACGTGGTGCAGGACGCACTCGTCAAGGTGTTCTCGAGGCTCCGCGGGAGGGGCGCGACGACGGAGGGGCGGACCGCTCCTGCCACACCTCCGGGCGGGACCCGGCTCTTCACGCTCGACGACACGGCTGCGCAGGGGGCCGACCGCCCCGTCGCCCACCTCGAGGGGTACGTGCGCCGCGCGATCCTCACGCTCTACCTCGACGGGTACCGCCGTCGACGGCACTGGCTCGGACTGCGCCATCTCGTCGGGCAGCGCGAGGGCGTGGCCGGACCGGAAGCCCCCGCCTCGGCCCGCGCCGACACGGCCAGGGCGCTCGCCGGCCTGACGCCGCGGCAGCGTGCGTGCGTCGTGCTCCGGTACTACGAGGACCTGACGGTGCCCCGCATCGCCGAGGAGCTCGGGTGCGCCGAAGGGACCGTCAAGCGTCACCTGTCCGACGCGATGACCGTCATGCAGCAGACCCTGGGCGCCGCTTCCCCGATCGCAGGGTCCACCGCGACGACAGCGACATCCCCCGCACCCACCGCCGGGCCCACCACCGACCCGGCGCCACCAGCCAAGGCGCCGCACACGACGAACGGGAGGAACATCGCGTGA
- a CDS encoding VOC family protein, producing MTSRIQHTTFDARDAYAQSVWWCGVLGYVEDPDDPNLPGHEECMIFPPAGTHAPAESRGRLLFIEVPEGKEIKNRLHLDLRPTDGTREQEVERLVGLGATRLADHRRPDGSGWVTLADPEGNEFCILRSDAEVAAQGG from the coding sequence ATGACCTCTCGAATCCAGCACACGACGTTCGACGCCCGCGACGCCTACGCGCAGTCGGTCTGGTGGTGCGGGGTCCTCGGCTACGTCGAGGACCCCGACGACCCGAACCTGCCCGGCCACGAGGAGTGCATGATCTTCCCGCCCGCCGGCACCCACGCCCCGGCCGAGTCCCGCGGACGCCTGCTGTTCATCGAGGTCCCGGAGGGCAAGGAGATCAAGAACCGGCTCCACCTGGACCTGCGGCCCACCGACGGGACGCGCGAGCAGGAGGTCGAACGGCTCGTCGGCCTGGGGGCGACCAGGCTCGCCGACCACCGGCGACCCGACGGCTCCGGGTGGGTCACGCTCGCGGACCCCGAGGGCAACGAGTTCTGCATCCTGCGCAGCGACGCCGAGGTCGCGGCCCAGGGCGGCTGA
- a CDS encoding DUF7059 domain-containing protein — protein sequence MSLGEPTIDPRLLPLLRDDLAAASYTVDGVEDFLGPLAAAALHREQAVPALRVARAALDDATGAASSGRKDPRAVLAALFLLGLEVRRADLDAALPGVGADGAARLGLVAAAGNGPDDGVRALVDLRPYAAADAAGPVTWWLASDLGELATGRRLAGDHVLGAGGASITLAQVTMRTPVGRVLDLGTGCGIQALHASRHAQSVVGTDISRRALRFAEFNAALDGVRLDLREGSMLDPVAGEQFDLVVSNPPFVITPRGTSGATSALPEYEYRDGGRAGDDLVRDLVRGVGDVLAPGGVAQMLGNWEHRRGEPWTERVGAWLEEAGLDGWVIQREVLDPAEYAETWIRDGGTTPEREPGAWAASYEAWLDDFATRDVEAVGFGIVTLRKPAEGHGVSLRRLEEHTGAVRQPLGGHLAASLAAHDWLAARDDAALASARLTVAPDVTEERYLTPGAEDPNVVIVRQGDGLGRGIQASTGLAALVGASDGELTVGQLIGAIASLFEVPTGDLAGELLPAVRGLVRDGFLLT from the coding sequence ATGTCCCTCGGTGAACCCACGATCGACCCACGCCTCCTGCCGCTGCTGCGCGACGACCTCGCAGCTGCCTCCTACACGGTCGACGGGGTCGAGGACTTCCTCGGTCCGCTCGCGGCGGCGGCCCTGCACCGCGAGCAGGCAGTGCCCGCCCTGCGTGTCGCCCGGGCCGCGCTCGACGACGCGACGGGTGCGGCGTCGTCGGGCCGCAAGGACCCTCGTGCGGTGCTCGCCGCGCTGTTCCTGCTGGGCCTCGAGGTCCGCCGCGCGGACCTCGACGCCGCCCTGCCGGGCGTCGGGGCAGATGGCGCCGCTCGCCTCGGGCTCGTGGCCGCGGCGGGCAACGGGCCCGACGACGGCGTCCGCGCCCTGGTGGACCTGCGCCCCTACGCCGCGGCCGACGCGGCCGGTCCGGTCACGTGGTGGCTGGCCTCCGACCTGGGCGAGCTCGCGACCGGGCGACGCCTCGCGGGCGACCACGTGCTGGGCGCGGGTGGCGCCTCGATCACGCTCGCGCAGGTCACGATGCGTACCCCGGTGGGCCGGGTGCTCGACCTCGGGACCGGCTGCGGCATCCAGGCCCTGCACGCCTCGCGGCACGCGCAGTCGGTCGTCGGGACCGACATCTCCCGGCGTGCGCTGCGGTTCGCCGAGTTCAACGCCGCCCTCGACGGGGTGCGCCTCGACCTGCGGGAGGGTTCGATGCTCGACCCGGTCGCGGGCGAGCAGTTCGACCTCGTGGTCTCCAACCCGCCGTTCGTCATCACGCCGCGCGGGACCTCGGGAGCGACCAGCGCCCTTCCTGAGTACGAGTACCGCGACGGTGGGCGCGCGGGCGACGACCTGGTGCGGGACCTGGTCCGAGGCGTCGGGGACGTGCTGGCGCCGGGCGGCGTCGCGCAGATGCTCGGCAACTGGGAGCACCGGCGGGGCGAGCCCTGGACCGAGCGAGTGGGTGCCTGGCTGGAAGAGGCCGGGCTCGACGGCTGGGTCATCCAGCGCGAGGTGCTGGACCCGGCCGAGTACGCCGAGACGTGGATCCGCGACGGCGGCACGACCCCCGAGCGTGAGCCCGGGGCGTGGGCGGCGTCGTACGAGGCGTGGCTCGACGACTTCGCGACGCGCGACGTCGAGGCCGTGGGCTTCGGGATCGTCACGCTCCGCAAGCCCGCCGAGGGGCACGGCGTGAGCCTGCGCCGCCTCGAGGAGCACACGGGGGCGGTGCGTCAGCCGCTCGGCGGGCACCTGGCCGCCTCGCTCGCGGCCCACGACTGGCTCGCAGCCCGTGACGACGCCGCGCTCGCGTCCGCGCGTCTCACGGTGGCTCCCGACGTGACCGAGGAGCGCTACCTGACGCCCGGCGCCGAGGACCCGAACGTCGTGATCGTGCGGCAGGGCGACGGCCTGGGCCGAGGGATCCAGGCGTCGACCGGGCTCGCGGCGCTCGTGGGGGCGAGCGACGGCGAGCTCACCGTCGGGCAGCTGATCGGGGCGATCGCGTCGCTGTTCGAGGTCCCGACGGGCGACCTGGCGGGCGAGCTCCTCCCGGCGGTCCGTGGCCTGGTGAGGGACGGCTTCCTGCTCACGTGA
- a CDS encoding AAA family ATPase has translation MLIAMAGLPGTGKSRLARLLARDLRAVMLSVDPVEDAFLRAGAVHDDVTGLGAYLAVEAAAEENLLLGHAVIVDAVNDHPAARQQWVDLAARAATRLWFVEVYLADEELHRERLVTRGTRYPSLPEPGWDSLAERARALAGWTDPRLRLDASLDDAELLAAAKDWLDG, from the coding sequence GTGCTGATCGCCATGGCGGGACTGCCCGGAACCGGCAAGAGTCGACTCGCGCGCCTCCTCGCGCGCGACCTGAGGGCGGTGATGCTCAGCGTCGACCCCGTCGAGGACGCTTTCCTGCGCGCGGGTGCGGTGCACGATGACGTCACGGGCCTGGGCGCGTACCTCGCCGTCGAGGCTGCTGCCGAGGAGAACCTGCTCCTGGGCCACGCCGTGATCGTCGACGCGGTCAACGACCACCCCGCGGCCCGGCAGCAGTGGGTCGACCTCGCGGCGCGGGCGGCCACCCGGCTCTGGTTCGTCGAGGTCTACCTCGCGGACGAGGAGCTGCACCGCGAGCGCCTCGTGACCCGGGGCACGCGGTACCCGTCGCTCCCGGAGCCCGGGTGGGACTCGCTCGCCGAGCGGGCCAGGGCGCTCGCGGGCTGGACCGACCCGCGCCTGCGGCTCGACGCCTCGCTCGACGACGCGGAGCTTCTCGCGGCGGCCAAGGACTGGCTGGACGGCTGA
- a CDS encoding TetR/AcrR family transcriptional regulator: protein MSATQREMVDPSHDTGPEVEPLLARPDTPLTGPPDLAAGARRRSTDARVPVQARSSDRQRVMVEAAARLLLAEGFPAVTHRRVARAAGVPQGSASYYFPSSSSLVTAAVEAAEELRGTAATEKAAGLARRDRSTASTARLLIETFYAPSVDDQVVDVRLDPVLTAMRDPALRPILRASRPRLLAALRTVLEASGYDHVTDVDLLGHFIDAALLSAAADGTEDVLDKATGTTARLLEHWR from the coding sequence GTGAGCGCGACGCAGCGAGAGATGGTCGACCCCTCCCACGACACCGGGCCGGAGGTCGAGCCCCTCCTCGCACGCCCTGACACTCCCCTCACCGGCCCGCCGGACCTCGCTGCGGGCGCCCGCCGCCGGAGCACCGACGCCCGCGTCCCCGTCCAGGCCCGCAGCAGCGACCGCCAGCGCGTCATGGTCGAGGCCGCCGCGCGCCTCCTGCTCGCCGAGGGGTTCCCCGCAGTGACCCACCGACGGGTCGCCCGGGCGGCGGGCGTGCCGCAGGGCTCCGCCTCGTACTACTTCCCGTCGAGCTCCTCGCTCGTCACAGCCGCCGTCGAGGCCGCCGAGGAGCTGCGCGGCACGGCCGCGACCGAGAAGGCCGCAGGCCTGGCGCGACGCGACCGCTCGACCGCGAGCACGGCTCGGCTGCTCATCGAGACGTTCTACGCACCCTCGGTCGACGACCAGGTCGTCGACGTCCGGCTCGACCCCGTGCTCACCGCGATGCGCGACCCCGCGCTGCGCCCCATCCTGCGCGCGTCCCGCCCCCGGCTGCTCGCGGCCCTGCGGACCGTGCTCGAGGCGAGCGGGTACGACCACGTCACCGATGTCGACCTCCTGGGGCACTTCATCGACGCAGCACTCCTGTCCGCGGCGGCCGACGGGACCGAGGACGTCCTCGACAAGGCGACGGGGACGACGGCGCGGCTGCTCGAGCACTGGCGCTGA
- a CDS encoding S1 family peptidase, producing MARSFWRTLATACAATAMVAGPTALAANAATPSPDAPTISPQTSSKVSPEVLRALQRDLGLSAKDATKRLAFQSDAASTEDALADSLDAFAGAWVDPAKNTLYVGVADDAEAKEVRAAGATPVVVDHTLAELDTWKAALDGELADPAAVPSWYVDVTTNQVVVNVHDGGRALAEQAAASAGVPTEAITYVTTTEAPRPLIDVVGGNAYTMGSGGRCSVGFPVNGGFITAGHCGTVGTRTSGPGGTFRGSSFPGNDYAWVQVDAGNTPVGAVNNYSGGRVAVAGSTAAPVGASVCRSGSTTGWHCGTIAAYNSSVTYPQGTVSGLIRTNVCAEPGDSGGSLLAGNQAQGVTSGGSGNCSSGGTTYFQPVNEALGAYGLTLVTSGGGGTEPPPAGCPGYARTYQGSVSAGTSVAQPNGSYVTAGNGTHRVCLSGPAGTDLDLYLQKWNGSAWANVAQSTSSGAAEAITYAGTAGYYRYVVHAYAGSGAYTLGATTP from the coding sequence ATGGCACGATCATTCTGGAGGACGCTCGCCACGGCGTGCGCCGCGACGGCGATGGTTGCCGGACCCACAGCGCTCGCCGCGAACGCGGCGACACCCAGCCCCGATGCACCGACGATCTCACCCCAGACCTCCTCGAAGGTCTCGCCCGAGGTGCTCCGTGCCCTCCAGCGGGACCTGGGGCTGAGCGCCAAGGACGCGACGAAGCGTCTGGCGTTCCAGTCCGACGCGGCGAGCACCGAGGACGCTCTCGCCGACAGCCTGGACGCCTTTGCCGGCGCCTGGGTCGACCCCGCGAAGAACACGCTGTACGTGGGCGTCGCCGACGACGCCGAGGCCAAGGAGGTCCGTGCGGCGGGCGCGACCCCCGTGGTCGTCGACCACACGCTCGCCGAGCTCGACACGTGGAAGGCGGCGCTCGACGGCGAGCTCGCCGACCCGGCCGCGGTCCCGAGCTGGTACGTCGACGTCACGACCAACCAGGTCGTCGTCAACGTGCACGACGGCGGCCGCGCCCTCGCGGAGCAGGCCGCCGCGAGCGCGGGCGTGCCCACCGAGGCCATCACCTACGTGACGACGACCGAGGCGCCTCGCCCGCTCATCGACGTGGTGGGCGGCAACGCGTACACCATGGGCTCCGGCGGGCGCTGCTCGGTCGGCTTCCCCGTGAACGGGGGCTTCATCACGGCCGGGCACTGCGGCACGGTCGGCACCCGCACCTCGGGGCCGGGCGGCACGTTCCGCGGGTCGAGCTTCCCCGGCAACGACTACGCCTGGGTGCAGGTCGACGCGGGGAACACCCCGGTCGGTGCGGTCAACAACTACAGCGGCGGGCGCGTCGCGGTCGCGGGCTCGACGGCCGCGCCCGTAGGGGCCTCCGTCTGCCGGTCCGGCTCCACGACGGGCTGGCACTGCGGGACCATCGCGGCCTACAACAGCTCGGTGACCTACCCGCAGGGAACCGTCTCGGGGCTCATCCGCACGAACGTGTGCGCCGAGCCCGGCGACTCGGGCGGCTCGCTCCTCGCGGGCAACCAGGCGCAGGGGGTGACCTCGGGCGGGTCGGGCAACTGCTCGTCGGGCGGGACGACGTACTTCCAGCCCGTCAACGAGGCGCTCGGGGCGTACGGGCTCACGCTCGTGACCTCGGGCGGTGGGGGCACCGAGCCGCCGCCGGCCGGGTGCCCGGGCTATGCCCGGACCTACCAGGGCAGCGTCTCGGCCGGGACCTCGGTCGCGCAGCCGAACGGTTCGTACGTCACGGCAGGCAACGGGACGCACCGGGTGTGCCTGAGCGGCCCGGCGGGCACGGACCTCGACCTGTACCTGCAGAAGTGGAACGGGTCCGCGTGGGCGAACGTCGCACAGTCGACGTCGTCCGGCGCGGCTGAGGCGATCACGTACGCAGGGACCGCCGGGTACTACCGGTACGTGGTCCACGCGTACGCGGGCTCGGGCGCGTACACGCTGGGAGCGACGACGCCGTAG